The Oscillospiraceae bacterium genome contains a region encoding:
- a CDS encoding restriction endonuclease, which translates to MLQPGLYEQIINNALNSELSEIPAARKSVAPLDKAEASKVLAQYLADVVQKGLENVSDNGGGLSAQIGLANQIVELIQNTTQETDFAALAINQRAEELLALLQEQDPLLAVGKTAAALGRPETSIAQSNLFTGATHEPQMYTELKKEIVSADRIDMLVSFIKWSGLRLLMDELREFTQKGGELRVITTSYMGATDVKAIEELRALLNTKIKVSYDTKRTRLHAKTYIFYRNTGFTTAYVGSSNLSNAAISSGLEWNVKVTRKDLPETIAKIAATFESYWNCNEFEYYSEGQKERLARALKAEKYFDTNDAELYTLDIVPYSYQQEILDKLEAERTIRGYTRNLVVAATGTGKTVISALDYKRFCKQNPGKPCRLLFVAHREEILRQSLYTFRAILKDANFGELFVGNYQPESIDHLFLSIQTFNSWAFTAKTAPDFYAYIVVDEFHHTAAPTYQKLLSFYQPQILLGLTATPERMDGKSVLPYFNHQIAAEIRLPEAIDRKLLCPFQYFGITDTADLSTLKWSAGGYDKGALSNLYTLSGTVANRRADLVVSSLVKYVTDIDEVKGLGFCVSIEHAQFMCCYFNERGIPSIFLTGKSPDEERKAAKRRLVGGDIRFIFVVDIYNEGVDIPEVNTVLFLRPTESLTIFLQQLGRGLRLAEGKECLTVLDFIGQANKRYNFEDKFAALLSNTTCSVVREIKDGFISAPKGCYIQLEKKAAKYILDNIRASYGNTAGLVSRVASFTEDNGRELTLSNFLDYYHLDARAIYKFSSFSRICARAGVIEDFNEPLEEILTKAFGRLAVIDSRRWLRFLLELLPRLVEVNFAALGKLEHRMLEMFYVTVWGKATQDWTSDEVLDNLYALSNSPVLLEELLALLRYRYKQIDFIDEPVELGFDCPLDLHCTYTRDQLLVAMDFTKLATVREGVKWLPEKQLDVFFVTLNKADKDYSPTTMYNDYSINESLFHWQSQSTTAADSPTGQRYIHHRERGCKVLLFVREFRADRITGGAAAYTFLGTASYVKHEGSRPMNITWKLDRPIPAKFLKKTNKLVVG; encoded by the coding sequence ATGCTGCAGCCTGGCCTCTATGAACAAATCATCAATAATGCCTTAAACAGCGAGCTTTCAGAAATTCCCGCCGCCCGCAAGTCCGTTGCGCCCCTCGACAAGGCAGAGGCCTCCAAGGTGCTGGCACAATATCTGGCGGATGTGGTTCAAAAGGGCCTGGAGAATGTGTCAGACAACGGTGGGGGCCTTTCCGCACAAATTGGCCTTGCCAACCAAATCGTAGAGCTCATTCAAAATACAACGCAGGAAACTGATTTTGCCGCGCTCGCCATTAACCAACGGGCGGAGGAGCTTCTTGCGCTTTTGCAAGAACAAGATCCCCTTCTGGCAGTGGGTAAAACAGCTGCAGCCCTTGGCCGGCCGGAGACCTCCATTGCGCAGAGCAACCTATTTACTGGGGCCACCCACGAGCCCCAGATGTACACCGAACTGAAAAAGGAAATTGTATCCGCTGACCGTATTGATATGCTGGTTTCCTTCATCAAATGGAGCGGCCTGCGTCTTTTAATGGACGAGCTAAGGGAGTTTACTCAAAAGGGCGGTGAGTTAAGGGTCATCACTACCTCCTATATGGGAGCCACCGACGTAAAGGCCATTGAAGAGCTGCGAGCGCTGTTGAATACCAAGATCAAGGTCAGCTACGACACCAAGCGAACCCGGCTCCATGCCAAAACCTATATATTTTACCGAAACACTGGCTTTACCACTGCCTATGTGGGCTCCTCCAATCTGTCCAATGCCGCCATTTCCAGCGGCTTAGAGTGGAATGTGAAGGTCACCCGCAAGGACCTACCCGAGACCATAGCTAAGATCGCTGCCACTTTTGAGAGCTACTGGAACTGCAACGAGTTTGAGTACTACTCGGAGGGCCAGAAAGAACGGCTGGCCCGGGCACTCAAGGCAGAAAAATATTTCGACACCAACGATGCCGAACTCTATACCTTGGATATTGTTCCCTACTCTTACCAGCAAGAGATTTTGGACAAGCTGGAGGCCGAGCGCACCATTCGGGGCTATACCCGCAATCTTGTGGTGGCCGCCACCGGCACCGGTAAAACAGTGATTTCCGCCTTAGACTATAAGCGGTTTTGCAAGCAAAATCCCGGTAAGCCCTGCCGGCTACTCTTTGTGGCTCACCGGGAAGAAATCCTGCGGCAAAGCCTGTATACTTTTCGGGCTATTTTAAAGGACGCAAACTTCGGGGAACTGTTTGTGGGCAACTACCAGCCGGAGAGCATCGACCATCTATTTCTCTCCATCCAAACCTTCAACTCCTGGGCTTTCACCGCCAAAACCGCCCCGGATTTTTACGCTTACATCGTCGTAGACGAATTTCACCATACGGCAGCTCCTACCTACCAAAAGCTGCTCTCTTTCTACCAACCTCAGATTCTGCTAGGCCTGACCGCCACCCCGGAGCGCATGGACGGCAAAAGCGTGTTGCCCTACTTCAATCATCAAATCGCTGCGGAAATTCGCCTGCCGGAAGCCATTGACCGCAAGCTGCTGTGTCCCTTCCAATATTTCGGCATCACCGACACGGCGGACCTAAGCACTTTGAAATGGAGCGCCGGTGGATACGACAAAGGTGCGCTCTCCAATCTCTACACCCTCAGTGGCACCGTGGCAAATCGTCGGGCAGACCTGGTGGTGTCCTCGCTTGTGAAATATGTAACCGATATCGACGAGGTCAAGGGGCTGGGGTTCTGCGTCTCCATCGAGCATGCACAGTTCATGTGCTGCTATTTCAACGAGCGCGGGATCCCGTCCATCTTCCTAACCGGTAAATCCCCCGACGAGGAGAGAAAAGCGGCCAAGAGGCGGCTGGTGGGCGGCGATATTCGCTTCATCTTTGTGGTGGATATCTACAACGAGGGCGTGGATATCCCTGAGGTCAACACGGTGTTATTCCTGCGCCCTACCGAGTCCCTGACCATCTTCCTCCAGCAGCTGGGCCGTGGCCTGCGTCTTGCAGAGGGCAAGGAATGCTTGACCGTGCTGGACTTCATCGGTCAGGCCAACAAGCGCTACAACTTCGAGGATAAATTTGCCGCCTTGCTGTCAAATACCACCTGCAGTGTGGTGCGGGAGATCAAAGACGGTTTCATCTCCGCACCCAAGGGTTGCTATATTCAATTGGAGAAAAAAGCTGCCAAGTATATTCTGGATAATATCCGGGCCTCCTACGGCAATACCGCCGGGCTAGTATCTCGGGTGGCCAGCTTTACAGAGGACAACGGGCGGGAACTCACGCTGTCCAACTTTCTGGACTACTACCATTTGGATGCCCGAGCCATTTATAAGTTCTCTTCTTTCTCTCGTATCTGCGCCCGCGCAGGCGTGATCGAGGATTTCAACGAGCCGCTGGAGGAGATCCTCACCAAAGCTTTTGGGCGACTGGCTGTCATCGATTCCAGGCGCTGGCTTCGCTTTTTGTTAGAGCTGCTGCCTCGTTTGGTCGAGGTAAACTTTGCAGCGTTGGGAAAGCTGGAGCATCGGATGCTAGAGATGTTCTATGTGACCGTGTGGGGAAAGGCGACGCAGGACTGGACGTCTGATGAAGTGCTGGACAACCTCTATGCTCTCTCCAATAGCCCGGTGTTACTGGAAGAGCTTCTTGCTCTGCTGCGCTACCGGTATAAGCAGATTGACTTTATTGACGAACCAGTGGAATTGGGTTTCGACTGTCCTCTGGATCTCCATTGCACTTACACCCGCGACCAGTTGCTGGTAGCGATGGACTTTACAAAACTTGCAACCGTGCGCGAGGGTGTGAAGTGGCTGCCGGAGAAACAGTTGGACGTGTTCTTTGTAACACTGAACAAGGCAGATAAAGACTATTCGCCCACCACCATGTACAACGACTATTCCATCAACGAGAGCCTGTTCCACTGGCAGAGCCAAAGTACCACCGCAGCCGATTCTCCCACCGGGCAGCGATATATTCATCATCGAGAACGAGGGTGCAAAGTACTCCTATTTGTACGGGAGTTTAGGGCGGACCGGATCACCGGCGGTGCGGCGGCGTATACCTTCCTGGGTACGGCCAGCTATGTGAAGCATGAGGGCAGCCGCCCCATGAATATCACCTGGAAGCTGGATCGGCCCATCCCGGCGAAGTTTTTGAAGAAAACAAACAAATTGGTAGTGGGGTAA
- a CDS encoding UPF0178 protein codes for MRILIDADGCPVVELAVAAAREHSLECVILCDTAHQFDKPGATTLTFSKGADSVDFALVNLLRAGDIVITQDYGLAAMCLARRARVLSQDGMEYGEENIDGLLLARHTAKKIRKAGGRLKGPCRRTPGQDAAFERALRGMLVKIGRGEETR; via the coding sequence ATGCGCATTTTAATCGACGCCGACGGCTGCCCGGTGGTGGAGCTTGCCGTGGCCGCTGCCCGGGAGCATTCGCTGGAATGCGTGATCCTTTGCGATACCGCACATCAGTTTGACAAGCCGGGGGCCACAACTTTGACTTTTTCCAAAGGGGCCGACAGTGTGGATTTTGCCCTGGTGAACCTGCTGCGCGCCGGGGATATTGTGATCACCCAGGACTACGGTCTGGCTGCCATGTGCCTGGCACGGCGGGCCCGGGTGCTGAGCCAGGACGGGATGGAGTATGGGGAGGAAAATATTGATGGACTGCTGCTGGCACGCCATACTGCGAAAAAGATCCGCAAGGCCGGGGGGCGCTTAAAGGGGCCCTGCCGGCGCACGCCAGGCCAGGATGCGGCGTTTGAGCGCGCACTGCGCGGTATGCTTGTAAAAATCGGGCGGGGGGAGGAAACGCGATGA
- the fms gene encoding peptide deformylase, with translation MKREIMKDVGFLAQKAEPAAAADRSVAEDLLETLAAHKDGCVGMAANMIGVNKRIIAFDNEGTYMVMFNPEIVKRSGPYETEEGCLSLEGTRKTRRWKSVKVRYQNEKFEIRIKTFTGWTAQIIQHEIDHCEGRII, from the coding sequence ATGAAACGTGAGATCATGAAGGACGTGGGATTTTTGGCACAAAAGGCGGAGCCGGCCGCGGCGGCCGATCGATCCGTGGCGGAGGACTTGCTGGAAACGCTGGCGGCCCACAAAGATGGGTGCGTGGGTATGGCGGCCAATATGATCGGCGTGAACAAGCGGATCATTGCCTTTGACAACGAGGGAACCTACATGGTGATGTTCAACCCTGAGATCGTTAAACGCTCGGGACCCTATGAAACGGAGGAGGGGTGCCTGTCCCTTGAGGGTACCCGCAAGACCAGGCGCTGGAAGTCTGTGAAAGTGCGATATCAGAACGAGAAGTTCGAGATCCGCATTAAGACCTTTACCGGCTGGACGGCCCAGATTATCCAGCACGAAATTGACCATTGCGAGGGGCGGATCATTTAG
- a CDS encoding DNA-binding response regulator — protein sequence MLRALLVDDEELSVRMLESIVDWGRCGVEIAGTARSGEEALRLFAGLRPEIVLTDIRMPGMDGLELLRQIKESAPETEFILVSAYADFEYAKEAIALGGANYLLKPVDEFELEKTLRKIADKIGAQQVAHRLVENTRRQKERLALYGYMRTGTGKTNAQKSAGRLGLDLENYALMGFMLNESSMNDYIENSLQLDTQLPYLQTRLEERLRGWCDCLLFDFFDASWCAVILRAKAPLADGAKEMAGFFDRELHMEIHVCFTEFDRGLETLPAAFRTLQQLHQYSFFLGEESVLGYGYNCEKGEFDQVALAAARKSLEAAIRGSDAAKAHKVLEETLGSLDHKDPSSLAFVYDFCYAGVKAVRECLPATAAPELREKLMRITSQSVQGCATLEELRGFMEGILGALRGESAAAHTYSQLVQEGMAYLQKNYDRNLSLEEICGVLGVSRNYFCYLFKKETGQNLWACLTDIRLAKAKELLCATEDKSYAIAYQVGYDNPSYFSKLFKKSTGMTPNEYRKAGVTE from the coding sequence ATGCTGCGCGCATTGCTGGTGGACGACGAGGAGCTCTCGGTGCGGATGCTGGAAAGCATTGTGGACTGGGGGCGCTGCGGGGTGGAGATTGCCGGCACCGCCCGCAGCGGGGAGGAGGCGCTGCGCCTGTTTGCCGGGCTGCGGCCCGAGATTGTGCTCACCGACATCCGCATGCCGGGCATGGATGGCCTTGAGCTGCTGCGGCAGATCAAGGAGAGCGCGCCGGAAACAGAGTTTATCCTGGTGAGCGCCTACGCGGATTTTGAGTACGCAAAGGAGGCCATTGCCCTGGGCGGGGCGAATTATCTGCTCAAGCCGGTGGATGAATTTGAGCTGGAAAAAACGCTGAGAAAGATCGCGGATAAAATTGGGGCCCAGCAGGTGGCGCATCGCCTGGTGGAAAACACCCGCCGGCAAAAAGAACGGCTGGCGCTGTATGGCTATATGCGCACCGGCACCGGGAAAACGAACGCGCAGAAAAGCGCGGGCCGGCTGGGCCTGGATCTTGAGAATTACGCCCTGATGGGGTTTATGCTGAACGAGAGTTCCATGAACGATTATATTGAGAACAGCCTGCAGCTGGACACACAGCTGCCCTACCTGCAGACCCGCCTGGAAGAACGGCTGCGCGGCTGGTGCGACTGCCTGCTGTTTGATTTCTTCGACGCCTCGTGGTGCGCCGTGATCCTGCGCGCGAAAGCCCCGCTGGCGGACGGCGCAAAGGAAATGGCGGGCTTTTTTGACCGGGAGCTGCACATGGAGATCCATGTGTGCTTTACCGAATTTGACCGGGGGCTTGAGACGCTGCCAGCCGCTTTCAGGACCCTGCAGCAGCTGCATCAGTACAGCTTTTTTCTGGGGGAAGAGAGCGTTCTGGGGTACGGCTACAACTGCGAAAAGGGAGAGTTCGACCAGGTGGCGCTGGCCGCGGCCCGCAAAAGCCTGGAGGCGGCGATCCGGGGGAGCGATGCGGCCAAGGCCCACAAGGTGCTGGAAGAAACCCTGGGCAGCCTGGATCACAAGGATCCGTCGTCGCTGGCGTTTGTTTACGATTTTTGTTATGCGGGCGTGAAAGCGGTGCGGGAATGCCTGCCGGCGACAGCCGCTCCCGAGCTGCGGGAAAAGCTGATGCGGATTACCTCGCAGAGTGTGCAGGGCTGCGCCACGCTGGAAGAACTGCGGGGATTCATGGAGGGGATTTTGGGAGCGCTGAGGGGGGAAAGCGCAGCCGCGCACACCTACAGCCAGCTGGTGCAGGAGGGTATGGCCTACCTGCAAAAGAATTACGACCGCAACCTTTCGCTGGAGGAGATCTGCGGCGTGCTGGGGGTGAGCCGGAATTATTTTTGCTATTTGTTCAAAAAGGAAACCGGGCAGAATTTGTGGGCCTGCCTGACGGATATCCGGCTGGCAAAGGCAAAGGAGCTGCTGTGCGCCACAGAGGACAAAAGCTATGCCATTGCCTATCAGGTGGGATATGACAACCCCAGCTACTTTTCCAAGCTGTTCAAAAAAAGCACCGGCATGACCCCGAACGAGTACCGCAAAGCGGGCGTGACAGAGTAA